One region of Dehalococcoidia bacterium genomic DNA includes:
- a CDS encoding DUF3467 domain-containing protein, with product MEAEKVQIKKLPFELPESLRAGVYSNVFSVTITNEFVVLDFGSSIPDAGKVVPDKNVVVSRVITSREGAEKLVGLITKLINRVESTDSDKVKK from the coding sequence ATGGAAGCAGAAAAGGTACAGATTAAAAAATTACCTTTCGAGTTACCTGAAAGTTTAAGAGCGGGCGTATATTCCAATGTTTTTTCTGTCACTATTACCAATGAATTTGTTGTGCTAGATTTTGGTAGTTCCATACCAGACGCTGGTAAGGTTGTTCCTGATAAAAATGTTGTTGTCTCAAGAGTAATTACTTCAAGAGAGGGTGCAGAAAAACTGGTTGGGCTGATAACTAAACTTATCAATCGAGTAGAATCCACTGATTCTGATAAAGTGAAAAAATGA
- a CDS encoding methylenetetrahydrofolate reductase C-terminal domain-containing protein, with product MIVAERKSINELVDMLPNDSKILVLGCGTCVTVCLAGGEREVSIIASALRIASRARGLGYKVSELTIERQCDNIFIEQAAEAIEKADVVLSLGCGAGVQAIAERFLKKPVYAGLNTKFLGILEERGMWTEKCAQCGSCVLHQYGGICPVTRCAKHLLNGPCGGSREDRCEVRPDRPCAWQLIYQRLKGIGQLDRLEKIEPPKQWNTSLSGGPRVIIREDHRI from the coding sequence ATGATAGTCGCAGAGAGAAAGAGTATAAATGAACTTGTCGATATGCTGCCCAACGACTCCAAAATACTGGTGCTGGGTTGTGGCACTTGCGTGACGGTGTGCCTGGCCGGTGGGGAGCGCGAGGTCAGCATCATTGCCTCCGCTCTGCGCATTGCGTCCCGGGCCAGGGGATTGGGCTACAAAGTCAGCGAGCTTACCATCGAGCGACAGTGCGACAACATCTTTATCGAGCAGGCTGCCGAGGCCATCGAGAAGGCCGACGTGGTGCTGTCGCTGGGCTGCGGCGCCGGCGTGCAGGCCATCGCCGAGCGCTTCCTCAAGAAGCCGGTCTACGCCGGGCTCAACACCAAGTTCCTGGGCATACTTGAGGAGAGGGGCATGTGGACCGAGAAATGCGCCCAGTGCGGGTCCTGCGTACTGCACCAGTACGGCGGCATCTGCCCGGTCACCCGCTGCGCCAAGCATCTCCTCAATGGTCCCTGTGGAGGCTCAAGAGAGGATCGCTGCGAGGTCAGGCCGGACCGTCCCTGCGCCTGGCAATTGATCTACCAGCGCTTGAAGGGTATCGGGCAACTGGACAGGCTGGAGAAGATCGAGCCGCCCAAGCAATGGAATACCAGCTTGAGCGGAGGCCCACGAGTTATCATCCGCGAAGACCACCGCATATAA
- a CDS encoding hydrogenase iron-sulfur subunit, translating to MNEKETTIVAFCCIYCAYAAADLAGSMRLQYPSNVRIVRTPCTGRLEVEYFLRAFENGADGVLVAGCEEGSCHFKEGNLIAKRRVAYSRKFLAESGLEPERLKMVNVSAAGARQLIEHIKEMAETVVKLGPSPLNKAKQSAPQEAKL from the coding sequence ATGAATGAAAAAGAAACAACCATAGTGGCCTTCTGCTGCATCTACTGCGCATATGCGGCGGCCGACCTGGCCGGCTCCATGCGATTGCAGTATCCATCCAACGTGCGCATCGTGCGTACGCCCTGCACTGGCAGGCTGGAGGTCGAGTATTTCCTCAGGGCCTTCGAGAACGGCGCGGACGGCGTGCTGGTGGCCGGATGTGAGGAGGGGAGCTGTCATTTCAAGGAGGGCAACCTCATCGCCAAACGTCGCGTGGCTTATTCCCGCAAATTTTTAGCTGAGAGCGGGCTTGAGCCGGAGAGGCTCAAAATGGTCAACGTCAGCGCCGCCGGGGCTCGTCAGTTGATCGAGCATATAAAGGAGATGGCCGAGACCGTGGTAAAGCTGGGTCCCAGCCCATTAAATAAGGCAAAACAATCCGCCCCCCAGGAGGCAAAGCTATGA
- a CDS encoding FAD-dependent oxidoreductase codes for MGEDIKKKTGAVLVQGGGIAGIQAALDLAGSGFKVYLVERLAAIGGMMSHLDKTFPTGDCATCIVSPKLVECARNPNVEILTLSELADLQGEPGSFTATVRRYPRYVDESKCTACEQCTDVCPVDVPNHFDREMGTRKAIAKHYAQATPNIFGILKNGHAPCKVACPANINVQGYIQLIKKKEYVKAVNLIRERNPLSAICGRACNHPCEAVCTRGNLDEPVAIRLLKKFASDREMELVESGQIALPEEKTPPPGAKKVAVIGAGPAGLTAAADLADRGYAVTVYEASSAAGGMLRWGIPGYRLPKNILDYEVELIRRKGVAFKYGCRIGKEIEFGKIRQDNDAVFVGVGVQVSRRLGLEGENLAGIDYGVEFLRRAADVSNPPEVSGRAVVIGGGNVAVDVARTALRLGAESVEMVALEQRDEMPALPEEVADTLAEGITVTNGWGPRRILGEGSVTGIELKRCASVFDNEGRFCPAYDEKELRTIQADHVIIAIGQALDKGFIGAAGLDIERGCFKIDPVTFETSAAGIFAGGDSVSGPASIIQAVGAGKKAAESIDRYLKSQDLRGGRFEDTVRPLPEDLLPDISGKRKVARAVPEYLPAAQRSGNFDETEGGLSEDAALAESERCLNCALCSECRECVGACEQNAIDHYMGQREVKLEVGSVILAPGFEEFPAEKKGEFGFGRYANVLTSVQFERMLSASGPFEGRVVRRSDGKEAHRIAWIQCVGSRDEKCGSGYCSSVCCMVSTKQALVASDHAAGLQCAIFYMDIRAHGKDFDQYYERARSSGNINYIRSMPSRVLQVPGTGDLRLQYYADDGEMQEQEFDLVVLSVGMQPGKDAGEAALRLGIDLNEYGFCSTDRLSPLETSRPGVYVAGAFQEPKDIPETVTQASAAASLSMELLAEARNSLISKPVYPEEHDVTDEQPRIGVFVCHCGKNIASVVDVEKVAQAAAQLPGVVFATHTMYTCADSSLNNIHDMIHKHRLNRVVVASCTPRTHEPIFRETLREAGLNPYLFELANIRDQCSWVHSAEPEQATNKAIQLMKMSVARARLLAPLTGTTFAVDQTGLVMGGGVSGMTAALALAGQGFKVHLVEKSGRLGGNALDLNYTLEHEDIQPFVAGLVRQVEESPNIVMHLNADVTGVSGFIGQFEATIFQDAKDIKVSCGAIIVATGAEPAAAREYLYGKDGRVITQLELEKRLSRDDSTWAGKNVVMVQCAGSRNEERAYCSRICCSMAVKNALKIKESDPSANIYVLYRDIRTYGFREKYYRQAREAGVIFIRYDQNAPPAVSNENGLKVSLRSPDLPEPIEIEADNVVLSTGVDAAEGNRRVADMLKVPVNADGFFVEAHLKLRPVEFATEGIYLCGLAHSPKHLDENISQARAAASRASVVLSKSYLEVGAQVSRVDQDKCISCMTCAKVCPYGAPTVNADRKAEIIAAKCMGCGICAAECPACAIQLNHFVSKQFKDMLDELFKDMKEETAPALPEKSGVL; via the coding sequence ATGGGTGAAGATATAAAGAAAAAGACGGGCGCGGTGCTGGTGCAGGGCGGAGGCATCGCCGGCATACAGGCGGCGCTGGACCTGGCCGGGTCGGGCTTCAAGGTCTACCTGGTGGAGCGGTTGGCCGCCATCGGCGGCATGATGTCGCACCTGGACAAGACATTCCCCACCGGCGACTGCGCCACCTGCATAGTGTCGCCCAAGCTGGTGGAATGCGCGCGCAACCCCAACGTGGAGATACTGACCCTGTCTGAGCTGGCCGACCTGCAGGGCGAGCCGGGCAGCTTCACCGCCACGGTCAGGCGCTATCCCCGCTACGTCGACGAGTCTAAGTGCACAGCCTGCGAGCAGTGCACCGATGTCTGTCCGGTCGACGTGCCCAACCACTTTGATCGCGAGATGGGCACGCGCAAGGCCATCGCCAAGCATTACGCCCAGGCCACGCCCAACATCTTCGGCATACTGAAAAACGGACACGCGCCCTGCAAGGTAGCCTGCCCGGCCAATATCAATGTGCAGGGCTACATACAGCTGATCAAGAAGAAGGAGTACGTGAAGGCGGTCAACCTGATACGGGAGCGGAACCCGCTTTCCGCCATCTGCGGGCGCGCCTGCAACCATCCCTGCGAGGCCGTCTGCACGCGCGGCAACCTGGACGAGCCGGTCGCAATACGACTGCTTAAAAAGTTCGCCTCCGACCGTGAGATGGAGCTGGTGGAGTCCGGGCAGATAGCCCTGCCCGAGGAGAAGACGCCCCCGCCGGGCGCGAAGAAGGTGGCCGTGATCGGGGCCGGACCGGCCGGATTGACGGCAGCCGCCGACCTGGCTGATCGAGGTTATGCCGTTACCGTTTACGAGGCGTCTTCCGCCGCGGGCGGCATGCTGCGCTGGGGCATACCCGGGTACCGCCTGCCCAAGAATATTCTCGATTATGAAGTGGAGCTTATCCGCCGCAAAGGCGTTGCCTTTAAATACGGTTGCCGTATCGGCAAAGAAATCGAGTTCGGCAAGATCAGGCAGGACAATGACGCGGTCTTTGTGGGCGTGGGCGTGCAGGTCAGCCGAAGGCTGGGCCTGGAAGGCGAGAACCTGGCGGGCATAGATTACGGTGTGGAGTTTCTCAGGCGGGCGGCCGATGTGAGTAATCCGCCTGAAGTTAGCGGCAGGGCGGTCGTGATAGGCGGCGGCAACGTAGCCGTGGATGTGGCGCGCACGGCGTTGCGCCTGGGCGCGGAGAGCGTGGAGATGGTAGCGCTGGAGCAGAGGGACGAGATGCCGGCCCTGCCGGAGGAGGTCGCCGACACGCTTGCGGAAGGCATCACGGTGACCAACGGCTGGGGACCGCGCCGCATACTTGGTGAGGGATCAGTAACCGGCATCGAATTGAAACGCTGCGCCAGCGTATTTGATAACGAGGGGCGCTTCTGCCCGGCCTACGATGAAAAGGAGCTGAGGACGATACAGGCCGACCATGTCATCATCGCCATCGGGCAGGCGCTGGACAAAGGCTTCATCGGCGCCGCCGGGCTGGACATCGAGCGCGGCTGCTTCAAGATCGATCCCGTGACGTTTGAGACCTCGGCGGCGGGTATATTCGCCGGCGGCGACAGTGTGTCGGGACCCGCTTCCATCATACAGGCGGTGGGCGCGGGCAAGAAGGCCGCGGAGTCCATCGACCGCTATTTGAAGAGCCAGGATCTGCGCGGCGGCCGTTTCGAGGATACGGTAAGACCGCTGCCCGAGGACCTGCTGCCGGATATCTCCGGGAAGCGGAAGGTCGCGCGGGCCGTGCCGGAATATTTGCCAGCCGCTCAGCGGAGCGGCAATTTTGATGAGACCGAGGGTGGACTGAGTGAAGATGCTGCGCTGGCCGAGAGCGAGCGCTGTTTAAACTGCGCATTGTGCTCCGAGTGCCGTGAGTGCGTGGGCGCCTGCGAGCAGAACGCCATAGACCATTACATGGGGCAGCGCGAGGTCAAACTGGAGGTGGGCTCGGTCATACTGGCGCCGGGCTTCGAGGAGTTTCCGGCGGAGAAGAAGGGCGAGTTCGGCTTCGGCCGCTATGCCAACGTCCTGACCAGCGTGCAGTTCGAGCGTATGCTGTCGGCCTCCGGCCCCTTCGAGGGTCGCGTCGTACGGCGCTCCGACGGTAAAGAGGCGCATCGCATCGCCTGGATACAGTGCGTGGGTTCGCGCGACGAGAAGTGCGGCAGCGGCTACTGCTCCTCGGTCTGCTGCATGGTCTCCACCAAGCAGGCGCTGGTGGCGTCCGACCACGCGGCCGGGCTGCAGTGCGCGATCTTCTACATGGATATCCGCGCCCACGGCAAGGACTTCGACCAGTATTACGAGCGCGCCAGGAGCAGCGGAAATATAAATTACATCAGGAGCATGCCTTCGCGCGTCCTGCAGGTTCCGGGCACGGGCGACCTGCGTTTGCAATATTATGCCGACGATGGCGAAATGCAGGAGCAGGAGTTCGACCTGGTCGTGCTCTCGGTGGGCATGCAGCCCGGCAAAGATGCCGGGGAGGCCGCCTTACGCCTGGGCATCGATCTGAACGAGTACGGGTTCTGCTCCACCGACCGGCTATCGCCGCTTGAGACCTCGCGTCCCGGTGTGTACGTGGCCGGGGCCTTCCAGGAGCCAAAGGACATACCCGAGACCGTGACGCAGGCCAGCGCGGCGGCTTCGCTGTCGATGGAGCTGCTGGCCGAGGCGCGCAACTCATTGATCAGCAAACCGGTCTACCCGGAGGAGCACGATGTAACCGACGAGCAGCCCAGGATCGGCGTGTTCGTCTGCCACTGCGGCAAGAACATCGCCTCGGTGGTGGACGTTGAGAAGGTAGCGCAGGCCGCAGCGCAATTGCCGGGCGTGGTCTTCGCCACGCACACCATGTACACCTGCGCCGATTCCAGTCTCAACAACATACATGACATGATACACAAGCACCGTCTCAACCGTGTGGTGGTGGCGTCCTGCACGCCGCGCACGCACGAGCCCATTTTCCGCGAGACGCTGAGGGAGGCCGGCCTCAACCCGTATCTATTCGAGCTGGCCAACATCAGGGACCAGTGCTCGTGGGTGCACTCCGCCGAGCCGGAGCAGGCCACAAATAAAGCCATACAGCTTATGAAGATGTCGGTGGCGCGGGCCAGGCTGCTGGCGCCGCTGACCGGCACCACCTTTGCCGTGGACCAGACGGGCCTGGTAATGGGCGGCGGCGTGAGCGGCATGACCGCCGCGCTGGCGCTGGCGGGTCAGGGCTTCAAAGTGCACCTGGTGGAGAAGTCCGGCAGGCTGGGCGGCAACGCGCTCGATTTGAATTACACGCTGGAGCACGAGGACATTCAACCATTTGTCGCCGGCCTGGTCAGGCAGGTGGAGGAGAGTCCCAACATCGTCATGCATCTGAACGCCGACGTGACCGGCGTATCCGGCTTTATTGGGCAGTTCGAAGCGACCATTTTCCAGGATGCCAAAGACATCAAGGTCTCCTGCGGCGCCATCATCGTGGCCACCGGCGCCGAGCCGGCCGCGGCCCGGGAATATTTGTACGGGAAGGACGGCAGGGTGATCACTCAGCTTGAGCTGGAGAAGCGTTTGAGCCGGGATGATTCGACCTGGGCGGGCAAGAACGTGGTGATGGTGCAGTGCGCCGGCTCGCGCAACGAGGAAAGGGCCTACTGCAGCCGCATCTGCTGCTCGATGGCGGTCAAGAACGCCCTCAAGATAAAGGAAAGTGATCCGTCCGCCAATATATACGTGCTGTATCGCGACATCCGCACGTACGGGTTCCGCGAGAAATATTACAGGCAGGCGCGCGAGGCGGGCGTCATATTTATACGTTATGACCAGAATGCGCCGCCCGCAGTCAGCAATGAGAACGGTCTGAAGGTCAGCCTCAGGAGTCCCGATCTCCCCGAACCGATCGAGATCGAGGCGGACAACGTCGTGCTCAGCACGGGCGTTGATGCTGCTGAGGGCAACCGGCGTGTGGCAGACATGTTGAAGGTGCCGGTCAATGCCGACGGCTTCTTCGTCGAGGCCCATCTTAAATTACGTCCGGTGGAGTTCGCCACCGAGGGCATTTATCTCTGCGGCCTGGCGCATTCGCCCAAGCACCTGGACGAAAATATCTCGCAGGCGCGCGCCGCGGCCTCGCGCGCTTCGGTCGTGCTCTCCAAATCGTATCTCGAGGTGGGCGCGCAGGTCTCACGCGTTGACCAGGACAAGTGCATCTCGTGCATGACCTGCGCCAAGGTCTGTCCTTACGGGGCGCCGACGGTGAACGCCGACCGTAAGGCCGAGATAATCGCCGCCAAGTGCATGGGCTGCGGCATCTGCGCCGCCGAGTGTCCCGCCTGCGCCATACAGCTTAATCACTTCGTTTCAAAGCAGTTCAAGGACATGCTGGACGAACTATTTAAGGATATGAAAGAAGAAACGGCGCCGGCGCTGCCGGAGAAGAGCGGTGTGCTATGA
- a CDS encoding CoB--CoM heterodisulfide reductase iron-sulfur subunit B family protein, producing the protein MKYAYYPGCSSHSTARDMHESATAVARALGIELVEIDGWSCCGATAAHQTDRVLAASLPAANLLLAKEMGLDTVVTCAACYSRMKAANHEVSSSPDMRNKVAAAVGRPYDGSVAVRHLIEVLLEDVGIPNLKKRLARSLNGLKVASYYGCLLVRPHDITGFDDAENPTSLDRLVEAMGGEGVDWSCKVDCCGGGLNLTRTDVVVRLSNSIIDMGRASGADCIAVACPMCQASLDLRQNEMKGGAGKGRLPIVYITQLLGLCLGIGPGELGLNRLMAPPDAVLQALGSKGT; encoded by the coding sequence ATGAAGTACGCATATTATCCGGGATGCTCCTCGCATTCCACGGCGCGCGACATGCACGAATCGGCCACGGCCGTGGCGCGCGCGCTGGGCATCGAGCTGGTCGAGATAGACGGCTGGTCCTGCTGCGGGGCGACCGCCGCCCACCAGACCGACCGCGTGCTGGCCGCGTCACTGCCCGCCGCCAACCTGCTGCTGGCGAAGGAGATGGGATTGGATACGGTGGTGACCTGCGCGGCCTGTTACAGCCGCATGAAAGCCGCCAACCATGAGGTGTCGTCCTCGCCGGACATGCGTAACAAGGTAGCCGCAGCTGTGGGAAGACCCTACGACGGGTCGGTGGCCGTACGGCATTTGATCGAGGTGCTGCTGGAGGATGTCGGCATTCCGAATCTGAAGAAAAGGCTGGCTCGCTCGCTCAACGGCCTGAAGGTCGCCAGCTACTACGGGTGCCTGCTGGTGCGTCCCCACGACATCACCGGCTTCGACGACGCGGAGAACCCGACGTCGCTCGATCGTCTGGTGGAGGCCATGGGTGGAGAAGGAGTGGACTGGTCCTGCAAGGTGGACTGCTGTGGGGGAGGACTGAACCTGACGCGCACCGATGTGGTGGTGCGGCTGTCGAACTCTATTATAGATATGGGCAGGGCCTCAGGCGCCGACTGCATCGCCGTGGCCTGCCCCATGTGCCAGGCCAGCCTCGACCTCAGGCAGAACGAGATGAAGGGCGGTGCGGGAAAAGGCCGCCTGCCCATAGTTTACATAACACAATTACTGGGGTTATGCCTGGGTATAGGTCCCGGGGAGCTGGGATTGAACAGGTTGATGGCGCCGCCGGATGCGGTGCTTCAGGCCCTGGGCTCAAAAGGAACGTAA
- a CDS encoding 4Fe-4S dicluster domain-containing protein has product MTIVISKKRRTAGIRPQVEEMSGVKLDTCYQCRKCSAGCPVAGPAGSAPSEIIRRLHLGAGDELLQSGLVWMCLSCETCYGRCPMQINFPAVIDTLRSLSIAKGIKAPKGDMPLFNRMFLQNVKIFGRSYDLSMIMGYKLGSGKIMDDAEKFPAMLGKGKMAILPPSGADKKTVRRIFENTAGVKSKTK; this is encoded by the coding sequence ATGACGATTGTGATAAGCAAAAAGAGACGAACAGCCGGAATCAGGCCGCAGGTGGAAGAGATGTCCGGCGTAAAACTGGACACCTGCTACCAGTGCAGGAAGTGTTCTGCAGGCTGTCCGGTGGCGGGGCCGGCCGGATCGGCGCCCTCCGAGATTATCAGGCGCCTCCATTTGGGGGCCGGCGACGAGCTGCTGCAAAGCGGGCTGGTATGGATGTGCCTGTCCTGCGAGACCTGCTACGGCCGCTGTCCCATGCAGATCAACTTCCCCGCCGTTATCGACACCCTGCGCAGCCTTTCCATCGCAAAAGGCATTAAGGCGCCGAAGGGAGACATGCCTCTCTTCAACCGCATGTTCCTGCAGAATGTGAAGATCTTCGGCCGCTCCTACGACCTGTCCATGATTATGGGATACAAGCTGGGCAGCGGCAAGATCATGGACGATGCGGAGAAATTCCCCGCTATGCTGGGAAAGGGCAAGATGGCTATTCTTCCTCCCTCGGGCGCCGATAAAAAAACCGTGCGGCGCATCTTCGAAAATACCGCCGGGGTAAAGAGTAAGACGAAATGA